One window from the genome of Musa acuminata AAA Group cultivar baxijiao chromosome BXJ1-4, Cavendish_Baxijiao_AAA, whole genome shotgun sequence encodes:
- the LOC135672445 gene encoding arabinogalactan protein 20-like yields the protein MAAIPKVLVAVLVLALATVVPSVQAQAPAPSPTSDGTSIDQGIAYLLMLVALVLTYLIHPLDASPYKLF from the exons ATGGCGGCAATCCCTAAAGTTTTAGTGGCCGTTTTGGTTCTCGCCTTGGCGACTGTTGTGCCGTCCGTCCAGGCTCAGGCTCCCGCCCCATCACCTACCAGCGACG GCACATCAATCGACCAGGGGATTGCTTATTTGCTAATGCTTGTGGCCCTGGTTCTCACCTACCTCATCCACCCCTTGGATGCCTCCCCCTACAAGCTCTTCTAA